From a region of the Myxococcaceae bacterium JPH2 genome:
- a CDS encoding sigma-70 family RNA polymerase sigma factor: MGTGHGALLAAAARGDDEALAVLVRTYHDRVYRFGLRVCRDGDDADDAVQEAFTKLAKRPEVQRDAGVLSWLMSVVRHACLRMVRPFVRGRPSLGARLEEVAGLEPHAPDAQQALERWELIQSVHAAIASLAPAYREVLILRDLEGLSGEEVCRALGLELAAMKTRLHRARAQLREELLRRGAWREHGAPMN; this comes from the coding sequence ATGGGGACCGGGCACGGAGCATTGCTCGCCGCGGCGGCCAGGGGGGATGACGAGGCCCTGGCCGTGCTGGTGCGCACGTACCACGACCGGGTGTACCGGTTTGGCCTGCGTGTGTGCCGGGATGGCGATGACGCGGACGATGCGGTGCAGGAGGCCTTCACGAAGCTCGCGAAGCGCCCCGAGGTGCAGCGCGATGCCGGCGTCCTCTCCTGGCTGATGAGCGTGGTGCGCCATGCGTGTCTGCGCATGGTCCGCCCCTTCGTCCGGGGCCGCCCGTCGCTGGGCGCGCGGCTCGAGGAGGTCGCGGGCCTGGAGCCCCATGCGCCCGATGCACAGCAGGCGCTGGAGCGATGGGAGCTGATCCAGTCCGTCCACGCGGCCATCGCGAGCCTCGCGCCCGCCTATCGCGAGGTCCTCATCCTGCGAGACCTCGAGGGGCTGTCGGGCGAAGAGGTCTGTCGTGCCTTGGGGCTGGAGCTGGCCGCCATGAAGACCCGGCTGCACCGTGCACGGGCCCAGCTGCGCGAGGAGTTGCTTCGCCGCGGAGCCTGGCGTGAGCACGGCGCGCCGATGAATTGA
- a CDS encoding TonB-dependent receptor, which translates to MSRLSSHPTGKLVALWIFLAAAPALAQGAPPEELRVLELDVQSADGGLRVQGAVPARGFTGDGDSSELVPPTRLTDSPATVPKGLENTTAVVTLELLIDEQGGVSEVKVAESADSRFTDAAVQAAWGLRFTPATLRDAPVAARIRFAYVFTPPAVEEHATTQVSGFVRAKGTRRPLADAALTVDGQTQAIFPDAEGHFVLSLPAGSHSIQVHAPGYEPATFEESLTEGQQLQVIYRLEPLRVNPYETVVRDERPRAEVTRISLHEQEIREVPGTQGDPFRVVMLMPGVGSLASGLGYPVVRGGQPASTGFYVDGVRIPMLYHLLLGPAVIQPEFIETLDFFPGAPPVQYGRLLGSVVEGRISRPREDRIHAAVTLDVINSGVFLEVPLPSTGTSVSVAGRMSYSGLLGSLVVNALSTDDAPRIRSEFWDYQARIDQKVGKGTLRLLALGSSDALAEHSPEALFESPDGLLRGVASNGVSLVTRFHRVDLRGTHPLAEGNLELGLTAGVDDQGFGTERGPPRVVLGEFRLQEKSLSGRLRWTRAWGQTLQLTVGGDLEHRRATVVATGDGAPAGSQYFSDDDPLTRPSSKANMGGAFVELQWRPSPRWLVVAGGRADSYHLFQVSTHTTLEPRLTVRHALTQTLVVKGGAGLFHQAPTVLLQLPAMDTNGLRYGLQEGIQLDVGAEWKPHEAWDLSADAFYNPLLRTVEFDIQQLLEGRRRGGLAGSDPAASGEAYGLELQVRHPLGNDWFGWASYSFLQSRRRLRIQRFDDQNQRADTVLATVPFAFEQEHVFNAAVSRKLGHGFTVGAVLHFNTGRPETGDLTPPPMRPSEDSRGNPRWVRQDRDQAARLPSFWRVDLRASKAWAMDDFMLELSLDLLNASVQKEVVFFEYSTTSSALRRTGQGVPVVLPMLGLKGTY; encoded by the coding sequence ATGTCTCGACTGTCGTCTCACCCGACTGGGAAACTGGTCGCGCTCTGGATATTCCTGGCGGCAGCGCCCGCCCTGGCGCAAGGCGCGCCCCCCGAGGAGCTTCGGGTCCTTGAACTCGACGTCCAGTCCGCTGACGGGGGACTGCGTGTCCAGGGCGCTGTCCCTGCGCGCGGGTTCACCGGCGATGGGGACAGCTCCGAACTCGTTCCGCCCACGCGGCTCACCGACTCCCCGGCCACCGTTCCCAAGGGACTCGAGAACACGACGGCCGTCGTCACCCTCGAGCTGCTGATCGACGAGCAGGGCGGGGTGTCCGAAGTGAAGGTGGCGGAGAGCGCGGACTCGCGCTTCACGGACGCGGCCGTCCAGGCCGCCTGGGGGTTGCGCTTCACTCCTGCGACCTTGCGCGATGCGCCCGTGGCGGCGCGGATCCGCTTCGCCTACGTCTTCACGCCTCCGGCCGTGGAGGAGCATGCGACGACGCAGGTCTCGGGCTTCGTCAGGGCCAAGGGCACGCGTCGCCCCCTCGCGGACGCAGCTCTCACCGTCGACGGGCAGACGCAAGCCATCTTCCCCGATGCCGAAGGCCACTTCGTGCTGTCCCTCCCGGCTGGCTCCCATTCCATCCAGGTGCACGCCCCTGGCTACGAACCCGCCACCTTCGAGGAGTCCCTCACCGAGGGGCAGCAGCTCCAGGTCATCTATCGCCTCGAGCCCCTGCGGGTGAACCCTTACGAGACGGTCGTGAGAGACGAACGCCCTCGCGCCGAGGTGACGCGCATCAGCCTCCATGAGCAGGAGATTCGCGAGGTGCCTGGGACGCAAGGCGATCCCTTCCGCGTCGTCATGCTGATGCCAGGGGTTGGAAGTCTCGCGTCGGGCCTCGGCTATCCCGTCGTTCGAGGAGGTCAGCCCGCGTCCACCGGCTTCTACGTCGATGGGGTCCGCATCCCCATGCTGTATCACCTGCTGCTGGGGCCAGCCGTCATCCAGCCCGAGTTCATCGAGACCCTCGACTTCTTTCCGGGCGCGCCGCCCGTTCAGTACGGCCGCCTGCTCGGAAGTGTCGTCGAGGGCCGCATCTCCCGGCCGCGCGAGGACAGGATCCACGCAGCGGTCACCCTGGATGTCATCAACAGTGGCGTCTTCCTGGAGGTTCCTCTTCCCTCCACGGGAACCTCCGTCAGCGTGGCGGGCCGGATGAGCTACTCCGGGCTGCTCGGCTCGCTCGTGGTCAACGCCCTGTCGACCGATGACGCGCCGCGGATCCGCTCGGAGTTCTGGGACTATCAGGCCCGCATCGACCAGAAGGTGGGAAAGGGCACGCTGCGCCTGCTGGCACTCGGCAGCTCCGATGCCCTGGCGGAGCACTCCCCCGAAGCGTTGTTCGAGAGCCCAGATGGCCTGCTTCGAGGGGTGGCTTCGAACGGCGTGAGCCTCGTCACCCGCTTCCACCGGGTGGATCTTCGTGGCACCCACCCGCTCGCGGAGGGAAACCTGGAGCTGGGCCTCACCGCGGGCGTGGACGACCAGGGTTTTGGCACCGAGCGAGGGCCTCCGCGCGTCGTGCTGGGGGAGTTCCGGCTCCAGGAGAAGAGCCTCTCGGGACGGCTCCGTTGGACTCGCGCCTGGGGCCAGACGCTTCAGCTCACCGTGGGCGGTGACCTGGAGCACCGCCGGGCGACCGTTGTCGCCACCGGCGATGGCGCACCCGCTGGCTCCCAGTACTTCTCCGATGACGATCCCCTCACGCGTCCCAGCTCAAAGGCAAACATGGGCGGAGCCTTCGTCGAGCTGCAATGGCGCCCCTCGCCTCGTTGGCTCGTCGTCGCCGGGGGCCGTGCGGATTCCTATCACCTGTTCCAGGTCAGTACCCACACGACACTCGAGCCCCGGTTGACGGTGCGTCACGCCTTGACCCAGACGCTCGTGGTCAAGGGCGGGGCGGGCCTCTTCCACCAAGCGCCCACCGTCCTCCTTCAACTCCCGGCGATGGACACGAATGGCCTTCGCTATGGCTTGCAGGAGGGAATCCAGCTTGACGTGGGCGCCGAGTGGAAACCCCATGAAGCCTGGGATCTGAGCGCCGACGCCTTCTACAATCCCTTGCTCCGAACGGTGGAGTTCGACATCCAGCAACTCCTCGAGGGGCGCCGCCGAGGCGGCCTCGCTGGCTCTGACCCAGCCGCGTCAGGCGAAGCCTACGGTCTGGAATTGCAGGTCCGCCACCCGCTCGGCAACGACTGGTTTGGCTGGGCGTCCTACAGCTTCCTCCAGAGCCGACGACGGCTGCGCATCCAGCGCTTCGATGACCAGAATCAACGCGCGGACACGGTCCTGGCGACCGTGCCCTTCGCCTTCGAGCAGGAGCACGTCTTCAACGCGGCCGTCAGTCGCAAGCTCGGCCATGGCTTCACGGTCGGGGCGGTCTTGCACTTCAACACCGGCCGGCCCGAAACGGGCGACCTCACCCCTCCGCCCATGCGCCCCTCCGAGGATTCGAGGGGCAATCCCAGATGGGTGCGCCAGGACAGGGACCAGGCCGCGCGCCTTCCTTCCTTCTGGCGCGTGGACCTGCGCGCATCCAAGGCCTGGGCCATGGATGACTTCATGCTCGAGCTCTCGCTGGATCTGCTCAATGCCTCCGTCCAGAAGGAGGTCGTCTTCTTCGAGTACTCCACCACATCCTCCGCGCTTCGCCGAACGGGGCAGGGGGTGCCCGTCGTTCTTCCCATGCTCGGCCTGAAAGGGACTTACTGA
- a CDS encoding peptidoglycan-binding protein, whose product MAAGRAADRASVKGYSADSRTSKASTKSGSMAAARAADRASVKGYSAESSFSSKNTMAAARAADRASVLGYTSGSLRKGATNEASVRSLQDRLRSSGFNPGKTDGKFGPATEKALRSYQRAAGLPVDGVAGRKTFDALNGVSSFTKNKTPSVSTASTTGRPYQAMARLAEQHGLTVTSTTGGRHNTHSKHYQGRAIDVRSRGVSQARLDAFMADARAQGYTVRDERTRPAGQQVWGGPHIHIER is encoded by the coding sequence ATGGCAGCCGGTCGCGCGGCGGACCGGGCGAGCGTAAAGGGCTACTCCGCCGACAGCAGGACCTCGAAAGCCAGCACGAAGTCGGGCTCCATGGCCGCGGCTCGCGCGGCGGACCGGGCGAGCGTGAAGGGCTACTCCGCCGAGAGCAGCTTTTCGTCGAAGAACACCATGGCCGCGGCGCGAGCCGCTGATCGCGCGAGCGTCCTCGGCTACACGAGCGGCTCGCTCCGCAAGGGCGCGACGAACGAGGCGTCGGTCCGGTCGCTGCAGGATCGCCTGCGCTCCTCGGGCTTCAATCCTGGCAAGACGGACGGCAAGTTCGGTCCCGCGACGGAGAAGGCGCTTCGCAGCTACCAGCGCGCCGCGGGACTTCCGGTGGATGGCGTGGCAGGGCGAAAGACCTTCGACGCCCTCAACGGCGTCTCGAGCTTCACGAAGAACAAGACGCCCTCCGTGAGCACGGCTTCCACAACGGGCCGGCCGTACCAGGCCATGGCCCGTCTGGCGGAGCAGCACGGGCTCACCGTCACTTCGACCACGGGCGGACGGCACAACACCCACTCGAAGCACTACCAGGGGCGAGCCATCGACGTGCGCTCCCGCGGCGTGTCTCAAGCGCGCCTCGATGCCTTCATGGCCGACGCTCGGGCGCAGGGCTACACCGTGCGCGACGAGCGGACGCGCCCGGCGGGCCAGCAGGTCTGGGGCGGTCCCCATATCCACATCGAGCGCTGA
- a CDS encoding caspase family protein, producing MNGLTSMCRVLLLVSWLGAALAWAQPASVIPPAPKRMAVVVGSNSAVLGRTALRYAHVDARQMADVLIQVGEFQPGDVELLLDPAPEAILAALDQKLRRLRATPGPTLLLFYYSGHADQQALYPHGEPLELAALKQRIESPDATVRLGIIDACRGGGWTQTKGLHADAPFELADPLHVQSEGSVLIASSSGLENAHEAAAVEGSFFTHHFVAGLRGAADVAGDGEVSMLEAFTYAKQLTIRDTAVFADQPQHPSFDLNLRGRDDLSLTRVATGGSVVVLRQRRGPLQVVQASEGLSVLELPAGEREVKVALRPGRYVLIRKVPDGPVALEFNVQAEQSLLIEEESLVPASFASITAKGPEANGSSPPNNADRLLTTNLLSLAFGAAVQFEYAQALSPAWMLTVTPSLSAGSEPIAPAGSDDWAWAGSVKRISPGLQVGVRYHPHQNAPAGLYVGAQMGVTAALLRRDDGSMNRDKKTFLSLLSNVDVGYSFLFWNHAALSLGMGVEGVVVSQYDAMRQFLVQAGVEHPSGHVLFGLYPKIAVGAAF from the coding sequence ATGAATGGACTGACGAGCATGTGTCGTGTCCTCCTCCTGGTCTCGTGGCTGGGCGCCGCCCTCGCCTGGGCCCAGCCGGCGTCTGTCATTCCGCCCGCGCCGAAGCGGATGGCGGTGGTGGTGGGCTCCAACTCAGCGGTGCTCGGCCGGACCGCCCTGCGCTATGCGCACGTGGACGCTCGGCAGATGGCGGACGTCCTCATCCAGGTGGGCGAGTTCCAACCCGGAGATGTCGAGCTGTTGCTCGACCCGGCGCCCGAGGCCATCCTGGCCGCGCTCGACCAGAAGCTTCGGCGCCTGCGCGCGACGCCCGGGCCGACGCTGCTGCTCTTCTACTATTCAGGCCATGCGGACCAGCAGGCCCTGTACCCCCACGGAGAACCCCTCGAGCTGGCCGCGCTGAAGCAGCGCATCGAGAGCCCCGACGCCACGGTGCGCCTGGGCATCATTGACGCGTGTCGTGGCGGTGGCTGGACGCAGACGAAGGGCCTCCACGCGGACGCGCCGTTCGAACTCGCGGATCCGCTCCACGTCCAGAGCGAGGGCTCGGTGCTCATCGCCTCCAGCTCCGGCTTGGAGAATGCCCATGAGGCGGCGGCCGTGGAGGGTTCGTTCTTCACCCACCACTTCGTCGCGGGACTGCGAGGTGCCGCCGACGTCGCCGGAGATGGGGAGGTGTCGATGCTCGAGGCCTTCACCTATGCGAAGCAGCTCACGATTCGAGACACGGCGGTGTTCGCGGACCAGCCGCAGCACCCGAGCTTCGACCTGAACCTGCGGGGCCGCGACGACCTGTCGCTCACCCGCGTGGCGACGGGTGGAAGCGTCGTGGTGTTGCGCCAGCGTCGGGGGCCGCTGCAGGTGGTGCAGGCATCAGAGGGCCTGAGCGTGCTCGAGCTGCCCGCGGGGGAGCGGGAGGTGAAGGTCGCGCTCCGCCCAGGACGCTATGTCCTGATCCGCAAGGTCCCGGACGGCCCGGTCGCTCTCGAGTTCAACGTCCAGGCCGAGCAATCACTCCTCATCGAGGAGGAGTCCCTGGTACCGGCGAGCTTTGCCTCCATCACGGCGAAGGGGCCTGAGGCCAACGGGTCGTCTCCGCCGAACAACGCGGACCGGCTGCTGACGACGAATCTGCTGTCTCTCGCTTTCGGTGCGGCCGTTCAGTTCGAGTATGCACAGGCGCTCTCCCCAGCATGGATGCTCACTGTCACACCATCACTTTCGGCTGGCTCGGAGCCAATAGCTCCGGCGGGCTCGGATGACTGGGCTTGGGCTGGCTCGGTGAAGAGAATCAGCCCAGGGCTGCAGGTGGGAGTCCGCTACCATCCCCACCAAAACGCACCTGCGGGCCTCTACGTCGGAGCACAGATGGGTGTGACGGCCGCGCTCCTGAGGCGGGACGATGGCTCGATGAACAGGGACAAGAAGACATTCCTCTCGCTGCTCTCGAACGTCGACGTGGGCTACTCCTTTCTCTTCTGGAACCATGCTGCCTTGTCGCTTGGCATGGGTGTGGAAGGTGTCGTCGTGTCGCAATACGATGCCATGAGGCAGTTCCTCGTTCAGGCTGGCGTCGAACATCCATCCGGGCATGTGCTGTTCGGCCTCTACCCGAAGATCGCGGTCGGCGCCGCGTTCTGA
- a CDS encoding TetR/AcrR family transcriptional regulator has product MPAPLMSREEIVARLLEIFRERGYDGASLTDVSAATGLGKSSLYHYFPGGKHDMGAAVLEQAGAWLERDIVNALTAERPPLRRLDAMFAALRSFYGGGTRPCILAALVTGSARKAFQTELTQSFRRWMQALAAMLTEAGVGAATARELSEDLVVSVQGALIVSRGTDNPDLFGDTMRRQHARLKAALEAAQR; this is encoded by the coding sequence ATGCCAGCTCCACTCATGTCCCGTGAGGAGATCGTCGCGCGGCTGCTCGAGATCTTCCGAGAGCGCGGGTACGACGGCGCGAGCCTGACGGACGTGTCGGCCGCGACCGGCCTCGGCAAGTCGAGCCTGTACCACTACTTCCCGGGCGGAAAGCACGACATGGGCGCGGCCGTGCTCGAGCAGGCGGGGGCGTGGCTCGAGCGCGACATCGTGAACGCGCTGACCGCGGAGCGGCCTCCCCTCCGTCGTCTCGATGCGATGTTCGCGGCCCTGCGCTCCTTCTACGGTGGCGGCACGCGGCCCTGCATCCTCGCGGCGCTCGTGACAGGGAGCGCGCGCAAGGCGTTCCAGACCGAGCTGACCCAGTCCTTCCGACGGTGGATGCAGGCGCTTGCCGCCATGTTGACGGAGGCCGGCGTCGGCGCGGCCACCGCGCGCGAACTCTCCGAAGACCTCGTGGTTTCAGTGCAGGGCGCGCTCATCGTTTCGCGTGGCACCGACAACCCGGACCTCTTCGGCGACACGATGCGGCGCCAACATGCACGTCTGAAGGCAGCCCTGGAGGCCGCGCAGCGCTGA
- a CDS encoding RNA polymerase sigma factor: protein MATDIQSAYLRYFPFIREKCRRMLGDSDEAQDVAQETFIRLWKSRLQTHDPRQATAWIYRTSTNLAVDRLRQRRSAPMRESASLTEVPDRRSTEAMLQQRQELQSLAMHLPPDVLEVALMNRLDGLTQQEIADVLQVSERTVRRLLQRLDEQVEQLRRTL, encoded by the coding sequence GTGGCCACCGACATTCAGAGCGCCTACCTGCGCTACTTCCCGTTCATCCGGGAGAAGTGCCGCCGGATGCTGGGCGACTCCGACGAGGCACAGGACGTGGCGCAAGAGACCTTCATCCGGTTGTGGAAATCGAGGCTTCAGACCCATGACCCGCGCCAGGCGACCGCGTGGATCTACCGGACCAGCACGAACCTCGCGGTGGACAGGCTCCGCCAGCGCCGGAGCGCGCCCATGCGCGAGTCCGCATCCCTGACAGAAGTCCCCGACAGGCGCTCCACGGAAGCCATGCTCCAGCAGCGCCAGGAGCTCCAATCACTGGCAATGCACCTGCCCCCTGATGTGCTGGAGGTGGCGTTGATGAACCGACTGGATGGCCTGACCCAACAGGAGATTGCCGACGTGCTCCAGGTGTCCGAGCGAACGGTGCGGCGGCTCCTCCAGAGACTCGACGAACAGGTAGAGCAGTTGAGGAGGACCCTCTGA
- a CDS encoding DUF2892 domain-containing protein — protein sequence MKRNVGNVERLFRALGGLALVTCAVMTPLPLAVRLVAFGGMGAYLLFTSLAGSCLGYALMGRSTCPIEPGR from the coding sequence ATGAAGCGAAATGTCGGGAATGTGGAGCGGCTGTTCAGGGCCCTGGGCGGGCTGGCGCTGGTAACGTGTGCGGTCATGACACCGCTACCGCTGGCAGTCCGGCTCGTGGCCTTCGGAGGGATGGGGGCGTACCTGCTCTTCACGTCCCTGGCGGGGAGCTGCCTCGGTTACGCGCTGATGGGCCGCTCCACGTGCCCCATCGAGCCAGGGCGCTGA
- a CDS encoding radical SAM protein has product MSNRRMDVSSTDYHPAYVVWELTLACDQPCTHCGSRAGTARAGELSTQEALGVVAQLAAMRAREVVLIGGEAYLHPGFLDIIQALKAAGIRPGLTTGGRSVTAELALEMARAGLYAASVSVDGLEPTHDIMRAARGSFASATDALGYLKAAGVRTAANTNLNRLNQGDLEGLYEHLKTQGIGAWQVQITAPLGRAADRPDLLLQPWDLMDLMPRIARLKERARQDRITVMPGNNLGYFGPEEALLRSLHAGGRDHWRGCQAGRYVMGIESNGAVKGCPSLQTAHYVGGNLREQSLERIWNDTPELAFSRMRTVDDLWGFCRTCPFAESCMAGCSFTAHALFGRPGNNPYCHYRAKAQATAGKRERLVPKAPAPGRPFDHGLYEIIEEPIDAPDPKPELKREYVKTKRWPKPA; this is encoded by the coding sequence ATGTCGAACCGGCGCATGGACGTGAGTTCAACGGACTACCACCCGGCCTATGTGGTCTGGGAGCTGACGCTCGCGTGTGATCAGCCCTGTACGCACTGCGGCTCTCGGGCCGGTACCGCTCGCGCTGGGGAGCTGAGCACGCAGGAAGCCCTCGGAGTGGTGGCGCAGCTTGCGGCCATGCGCGCCCGCGAGGTGGTGCTCATTGGGGGCGAGGCGTACCTGCATCCAGGGTTCCTCGACATCATCCAGGCCCTGAAGGCCGCGGGGATCCGGCCCGGCCTGACGACAGGCGGCCGGAGCGTGACGGCGGAGCTTGCCTTGGAGATGGCTCGCGCGGGGCTCTATGCGGCGTCGGTGAGCGTGGATGGGTTGGAGCCCACCCACGACATCATGCGTGCGGCGAGGGGGAGCTTCGCCTCCGCCACGGACGCACTGGGGTATCTGAAGGCTGCCGGGGTGCGCACTGCCGCCAACACCAATCTCAACCGCCTCAACCAGGGCGACCTGGAGGGGCTGTACGAGCACCTGAAGACGCAAGGCATTGGCGCGTGGCAGGTCCAGATTACGGCGCCGCTCGGGCGCGCGGCGGATCGTCCGGACTTGTTGTTGCAGCCGTGGGACCTGATGGACTTGATGCCACGCATCGCACGGCTGAAGGAGCGGGCGCGCCAGGACCGCATCACGGTGATGCCAGGGAACAACCTGGGCTATTTCGGCCCGGAGGAGGCGCTCCTGCGCTCGTTGCACGCAGGCGGGCGAGACCACTGGCGGGGCTGTCAGGCGGGCCGGTACGTGATGGGCATCGAGTCCAATGGCGCCGTGAAGGGGTGCCCCTCCCTGCAGACGGCTCACTACGTGGGAGGCAACCTGCGCGAGCAATCGCTCGAGCGCATCTGGAACGACACGCCCGAACTCGCATTCTCGCGGATGCGGACGGTGGATGACCTCTGGGGCTTCTGCCGCACCTGTCCCTTCGCGGAGAGCTGCATGGCTGGGTGCAGCTTCACGGCCCATGCCCTGTTCGGGCGGCCGGGAAACAACCCCTACTGCCATTATCGCGCGAAGGCACAGGCGACGGCGGGCAAGCGCGAGCGGCTCGTCCCCAAGGCGCCAGCCCCAGGCAGGCCGTTTGACCATGGCCTGTATGAAATCATCGAGGAGCCCATCGACGCGCCGGATCCCAAGCCAGAACTCAAGCGCGAGTACGTGAAGACGAAGCGGTGGCCGAAGCCCGCCTGA
- a CDS encoding alpha/beta fold hydrolase, translating into MSPTQNVLPTHRAFGLLAAAVLALAPFSPAQAAAPQNTAEKQRADSQVRYRTVSIDGVEVFYREAGPKNAPVLLLLHGFPTSSHMFRNLIPALADRYHVVAPDYPGFGQSAAPERGTFAYTFDRYADIVGKMTEQLGLQRYALYVMDYGAPVGFRLATRHPERVTALVVQNGNAYDEGLTGFWDPLRKFWGDPSTANREALRWLTSSKATKWQYTNGVPDTSLLSPDAWTHDQALLDRPGNADIQLDLFYDYRTNIPLYPQWQEYFRSQRPPTLVMWGKNDEIFVAAGAAPYLRDNPKAEIHMLDTGHFALETHGPQMAELIRDFLARNPATRRAGR; encoded by the coding sequence ATGTCACCCACGCAGAATGTTCTTCCCACGCATCGCGCCTTCGGCCTGCTGGCCGCAGCCGTGCTCGCACTCGCGCCCTTCTCCCCCGCGCAGGCCGCCGCCCCCCAGAACACCGCCGAGAAGCAACGGGCGGATTCGCAGGTGCGCTACCGCACCGTGAGCATCGACGGAGTGGAGGTGTTCTACCGGGAGGCGGGGCCGAAGAATGCGCCCGTGCTGCTGCTGCTCCATGGCTTCCCCACGTCCAGCCACATGTTCCGCAACCTCATCCCGGCCCTCGCCGACCGCTACCACGTCGTGGCGCCGGACTACCCGGGCTTCGGACAGAGCGCGGCGCCAGAGCGCGGAACCTTCGCCTACACCTTCGACCGCTACGCGGACATCGTGGGGAAGATGACGGAGCAGCTCGGCTTGCAGCGCTACGCGCTCTACGTCATGGACTACGGCGCGCCCGTCGGCTTCCGCCTCGCGACCCGCCACCCCGAGCGAGTCACCGCGCTCGTCGTGCAGAACGGCAACGCCTACGACGAAGGCCTCACCGGGTTCTGGGATCCCCTCCGGAAGTTCTGGGGCGACCCGAGCACGGCCAACCGCGAGGCGCTGCGCTGGCTCACGTCCTCGAAGGCCACGAAGTGGCAGTACACCAACGGAGTGCCCGACACGTCCCTGCTGAGCCCTGACGCGTGGACACACGACCAGGCGCTGTTGGATCGACCGGGCAACGCCGACATCCAGTTGGATCTCTTCTACGACTACCGCACCAACATCCCCCTGTACCCGCAGTGGCAGGAGTACTTCCGCAGCCAGCGCCCGCCCACGCTCGTGATGTGGGGCAAGAACGACGAAATCTTCGTCGCAGCGGGTGCCGCCCCTTACCTGCGTGACAACCCCAAGGCCGAGATCCACATGCTGGACACGGGCCACTTCGCGCTCGAGACGCACGGTCCGCAGATGGCCGAGCTCATCCGCGACTTCCTCGCTCGCAATCCAGCCACCCGGCGTGCCGGTCGCTAG